In a genomic window of Micromonospora cremea:
- a CDS encoding response regulator, which produces MIRVVVVDDEQLVRAGLRLILEAAPDIVVVGEAADGAGALEQAHRLHPDVLLLDVRMPGVDGLTAAPEVVAVGPKVIMLTTFDLDEYVHRALRAGAMGFLLKDTPPRELAAAVRTVAAGNAMLAPTVTRRLISSFAERGPARQDAARERLARLTARELEIVREVARGHGNAEIARRLTMSEATVKAHVSRALAKLQAGNRVQLAILVHDADLLDG; this is translated from the coding sequence GTGATCCGGGTGGTGGTGGTCGACGACGAGCAACTGGTCCGCGCCGGGCTGCGGCTCATCCTGGAGGCGGCGCCGGACATCGTGGTGGTGGGCGAGGCGGCGGACGGCGCCGGCGCGTTGGAGCAGGCTCACCGGTTGCACCCCGACGTGCTGCTGCTCGACGTGCGGATGCCGGGCGTCGACGGGCTCACCGCCGCACCCGAGGTGGTCGCCGTCGGCCCGAAGGTGATCATGCTGACGACCTTCGACCTCGACGAGTACGTGCACCGGGCGTTGCGGGCCGGAGCGATGGGTTTCCTGCTCAAGGACACCCCGCCCCGGGAGTTGGCCGCGGCCGTCCGCACGGTGGCCGCCGGGAACGCGATGCTCGCCCCGACGGTGACCCGGCGACTGATCAGCTCGTTCGCCGAACGTGGTCCGGCCCGCCAGGACGCGGCCCGCGAGCGGCTCGCCCGGCTCACCGCGCGCGAGCTGGAGATCGTCCGGGAGGTGGCGCGCGGGCACGGCAACGCGGAGATCGCCCGGCGGCTGACGATGAGCGAGGCCACCGTGAAGGCGCACGTCAGCCGGGCGCTGGCGAAGCTTCAGGCGGGCAACCGGGTGCAACTGGCGATCCTGGTGCACGACGCCGACCTGCTTGACGGGTGA
- a CDS encoding DedA family protein — MDGLLDLLRGTVTSPWVYLVIFGLTAVDAFFPAVPGEAAVITAAVLAADGGHPNVVAVVAAAALGALVGDHVSYAIGRGGGASRLAHLPIGSRRRASSEWARRAVDRRGGLILTTSRYLPGGRTAVTLTMGAVRYPRRSFLLYDGIATVTWALYCGLLGYFGGLAFERDPVRGILVGVGLAVIVTFGIEGVRRLRSRARRRAAAHH; from the coding sequence ATGGACGGCCTGCTCGACCTGCTCCGGGGGACGGTCACCTCGCCGTGGGTGTACCTGGTGATCTTCGGGCTCACCGCGGTCGACGCGTTCTTCCCCGCGGTACCGGGCGAGGCGGCGGTGATCACGGCGGCGGTGCTCGCCGCCGACGGCGGGCACCCCAACGTGGTCGCGGTGGTCGCCGCCGCCGCGCTCGGCGCGCTGGTCGGCGACCACGTCTCGTACGCCATCGGGCGGGGCGGTGGCGCCTCCCGGCTGGCTCACCTGCCCATCGGCAGCCGCCGGCGGGCCAGCTCCGAGTGGGCGCGGCGGGCGGTGGACCGGCGCGGAGGGCTGATCCTGACCACCTCCCGATACCTTCCGGGTGGCCGGACCGCGGTCACCCTCACCATGGGCGCGGTGCGCTACCCACGCCGGTCGTTCCTGCTCTACGACGGCATCGCGACGGTCACCTGGGCGCTGTACTGCGGTCTGCTCGGCTACTTCGGCGGGCTGGCCTTCGAACGAGATCCGGTGCGGGGCATCCTCGTCGGCGTGGGGCTCGCGGTGATCGTCACGTTCGGCATCGAGGGCGTCCGGCGTCTGCGCAGCCGAGCGCGCCGCCGCGCCGCCGCCCACCATTGA
- a CDS encoding 3-oxoacyl-ACP reductase, translated as MTDRYASFVQSAAGRALVKRLGLPDPPRLRRHHPGDPLLPGPALLGAATGGRLAEPVAEILTAAGVELADPTAATPTDTPQRYGALLFDATGITDSTDLRQLYDFFHPQARAVLPSGRVIVLGTPPQECPTPREATAQRALEGLVRSIGKEFGRGVTAQLVQVSRGGGAATADPAGTLTSLESTLRFLLSGRSAYVSGQVIRVGSGDASAPADWSRPLDGQVVLVTGAARGIGAALARVLARDGAQVVALDIPAAGDALAAVANDIGGTAVQLDLTAPDAPTRLADHLASRHGRIDVVVHNAGITQDKTLGRMDADRWDQVIDVNLSSQERINDVLLERELIPAGGRIVAVSSIAGIAGNRGQTNYATSKAGVIGLVDSLAPALRERGISVNAVAPGFIETRLTARIPLMVREAGRRMNSLAQGGLPVDVAETIGWLAWPASGAVSGNVVRVCGQSLLGA; from the coding sequence ATGACCGACAGGTACGCGAGCTTCGTCCAATCGGCCGCCGGCCGCGCGCTGGTCAAGCGCCTGGGGCTGCCCGACCCGCCGCGACTGCGCCGACACCACCCCGGCGACCCGCTGCTGCCCGGGCCGGCGCTGCTCGGCGCGGCCACCGGCGGCCGGCTCGCCGAGCCGGTCGCCGAGATCCTGACCGCCGCCGGGGTCGAGCTGGCCGACCCGACCGCCGCAACCCCCACCGACACCCCACAGCGGTACGGGGCTCTGCTCTTCGACGCCACCGGGATCACCGACTCGACCGACCTGCGCCAGCTCTACGACTTCTTCCACCCGCAGGCCCGGGCCGTGCTGCCCAGCGGTCGGGTGATCGTGCTGGGCACCCCGCCGCAGGAGTGCCCGACGCCGCGTGAGGCGACCGCCCAGCGGGCCCTGGAGGGGCTGGTCCGCAGCATCGGCAAGGAGTTCGGTCGGGGCGTCACCGCACAACTCGTCCAGGTGAGCCGCGGCGGCGGCGCCGCAACGGCCGACCCGGCCGGCACACTCACGAGCCTCGAATCGACTCTCCGGTTCCTTCTCTCCGGCCGGTCCGCGTACGTCTCGGGGCAGGTGATCCGGGTCGGTAGCGGCGACGCGAGCGCCCCGGCCGACTGGAGCCGCCCGCTGGACGGGCAGGTCGTGCTGGTCACCGGCGCCGCCCGGGGCATCGGTGCGGCGCTGGCCCGGGTGCTCGCCCGCGACGGCGCCCAGGTGGTGGCGCTGGACATCCCGGCCGCCGGGGACGCGTTGGCCGCGGTGGCGAACGACATCGGCGGCACCGCCGTCCAGCTCGACCTGACCGCTCCGGACGCGCCGACCCGGCTCGCCGACCACCTGGCCAGCCGGCACGGCCGGATCGACGTGGTGGTGCACAACGCCGGCATCACCCAGGACAAGACGCTCGGCCGGATGGACGCCGACCGGTGGGACCAGGTGATCGACGTCAACCTCTCCAGTCAGGAGCGGATCAACGACGTGCTGCTGGAACGGGAGCTGATCCCGGCCGGCGGGCGGATCGTGGCCGTCTCCTCGATCGCCGGGATCGCCGGCAACCGGGGACAGACCAACTACGCCACCAGCAAGGCCGGCGTGATCGGGCTGGTCGACTCGCTCGCCCCGGCCCTGCGCGAGCGGGGGATCAGCGTCAACGCGGTGGCCCCCGGCTTCATCGAGACCCGACTGACCGCGCGCATCCCGCTGATGGTCCGCGAGGCGGGCCGGCGGATGAACAGCCTGGCCCAGGGCGGGCTGCCGGTCGACGTGGCCGAGACGATCGGCTGGCTCGCCTGGCCGGCCAGCGGCGCGGTCAGCGGCAACGTGGTCCGGGTCTGCGGCCAGAGCCTGCTGGGGGCGTGA
- a CDS encoding MaoC/PaaZ C-terminal domain-containing protein — MDDADDQPVRATVELTRLPATGPLYRRALRGALPGGRRDRTLPAVALTVAGVQVDRAHLADYDRVCGFPLSDRLPVTYPHVLGFPLTLRLMTAPEFPFPVTGLVHVANRITAHRPVLADELLDLTAYAEHLRPHERGRQLDVVLVASAAGTEVWRGVATYLSRERGDGGGARRDRSDRPATPASTAHWRVGTRVGTDYARVSGDHNPIHTSRLGARLFGFPRPIAHGMWTKARCLAALDNRLPDAGTVEVAFKLPVALPGTIGFSAARADDGWDFALHDPRTGRPHLAGTVR, encoded by the coding sequence ATGGATGACGCGGACGACCAGCCGGTCCGGGCCACCGTCGAGCTGACCCGGCTGCCGGCCACCGGCCCGCTGTACCGGCGGGCGCTGCGGGGTGCGCTGCCCGGTGGCCGGCGCGACCGGACACTGCCGGCGGTCGCGCTGACCGTCGCCGGCGTTCAGGTCGACCGGGCACACCTCGCCGACTACGACCGGGTCTGCGGGTTCCCGCTGTCCGATCGGCTGCCGGTCACGTACCCGCACGTGCTGGGCTTCCCGCTGACGCTGCGGCTGATGACCGCGCCGGAGTTCCCGTTCCCGGTGACCGGCCTGGTGCACGTGGCGAACCGCATCACCGCGCACCGCCCGGTGCTCGCGGATGAGCTGCTCGACCTCACCGCGTACGCCGAGCACCTGCGGCCGCACGAGCGGGGCCGGCAGCTCGACGTGGTGCTGGTCGCCTCGGCCGCCGGGACGGAGGTCTGGCGCGGCGTCGCGACGTACCTCAGCCGGGAGCGCGGCGACGGCGGCGGTGCCCGGCGCGACCGGAGTGACCGGCCTGCGACGCCGGCCAGCACCGCCCACTGGCGGGTCGGCACTCGAGTCGGCACCGACTACGCCCGGGTCTCCGGCGACCACAACCCGATCCACACCTCCCGGCTGGGTGCCCGGCTCTTCGGCTTTCCCCGGCCGATCGCGCACGGCATGTGGACCAAGGCGCGCTGCCTGGCCGCGCTGGACAACCGGCTGCCGGACGCCGGCACCGTCGAGGTGGCGTTCAAGCTGCCGGTGGCGCTGCCCGGCACGATCGGCTTCTCCGCCGCCCGGGCCGACGACGGCTGGGACTTCGCTCTGCACGACCCCCGCACCGGCCGACCTCATCTCGCCGGCACCGTGCGCTGA
- a CDS encoding acetyl-CoA C-acetyltransferase, with the protein MQSIRRVAVIGGNRIPFARSNSRYADASNADLLGAALDGLTARYGLAGQRVGEVVAGAVLKHSRDFNLTREVVLGSRLDPHTPAYDIQQACGTGLEAAILVANKIALGQLDVGIAGGVDTTSDAPLAVNEDMRRTLLKLNSARTLGERVKIAAKLRPLQPFKPEIPRNAEPRTGLSMGDHAARTALRWQIDRRSQDELALRSHQRLAAAYDLGFFDDLMTPYLGLTRDQNLRPDTSLEKLGSLKPVFGTRGPDAELATMTAGNSSPLTDGASTVLLASEEWASAHNLPVLAWFSWSETAAVDFVHGDEGLLMAPAYAVPRMLARAGLTLQDFDYYEIHEAFASQVLATLAAWEAPEFCKDRLGLDAPLGAIDRDRVNVNGSSLAAGHPFAATGGRIVATLAKLLAEKGSGRGLISICAAGGQGVTAILER; encoded by the coding sequence GTGCAGAGCATTCGGCGGGTCGCGGTCATCGGGGGCAACCGGATCCCCTTCGCCCGTTCCAACTCCCGGTACGCGGACGCGTCCAACGCGGACCTGCTCGGCGCGGCGCTGGACGGCCTGACCGCCCGGTACGGGCTGGCCGGGCAGCGGGTCGGCGAGGTGGTGGCCGGGGCGGTGCTCAAGCACTCCCGTGACTTCAACCTGACCCGGGAGGTCGTGCTCGGCTCCCGGCTCGACCCGCACACCCCGGCGTACGACATCCAGCAGGCCTGCGGCACCGGCCTGGAGGCGGCGATCCTGGTCGCCAACAAGATCGCCCTCGGGCAGTTGGACGTGGGCATCGCCGGTGGCGTCGACACCACCTCCGACGCGCCGCTGGCGGTCAACGAGGACATGCGCCGGACGCTGCTCAAGCTCAACTCCGCCCGCACCCTGGGCGAGCGGGTCAAGATTGCCGCGAAGCTGCGCCCGCTCCAGCCGTTCAAGCCGGAGATCCCGCGCAACGCCGAGCCGCGTACCGGGCTGTCCATGGGGGACCACGCCGCCCGCACCGCGCTGCGCTGGCAGATCGACCGGCGCTCCCAGGACGAGTTGGCGCTGCGCTCGCACCAGCGGCTGGCCGCCGCGTACGACCTGGGCTTCTTCGACGACCTGATGACGCCGTACCTGGGTCTCACCCGCGACCAGAACCTGCGCCCCGACACGAGTCTGGAGAAGCTGGGCTCACTCAAGCCGGTCTTCGGCACCCGTGGCCCGGACGCCGAGCTGGCCACCATGACCGCCGGCAACTCCTCACCGCTCACCGACGGCGCGTCCACCGTGCTGCTGGCCAGCGAGGAGTGGGCGAGCGCGCACAATCTTCCGGTACTGGCCTGGTTCAGCTGGTCGGAGACGGCAGCGGTGGACTTCGTGCACGGCGACGAGGGGCTGTTGATGGCTCCCGCGTACGCGGTTCCCCGGATGCTGGCCCGGGCCGGGCTGACGCTCCAGGACTTCGACTACTACGAGATCCACGAGGCGTTCGCCTCCCAGGTGCTGGCCACCCTCGCCGCCTGGGAGGCACCGGAGTTCTGCAAGGACCGGCTCGGCTTGGACGCCCCGCTCGGCGCCATCGACCGGGACCGGGTGAACGTCAACGGTTCCTCCCTGGCCGCCGGGCACCCGTTCGCGGCGACTGGTGGCCGGATCGTGGCGACCCTGGCCAAGCTGCTGGCCGAGAAGGGCAGCGGACGCGGGCTGATCTCGATCTGTGCCGCCGGGGGTCAGGGCGTGACGGCGATCCTGGAGCGCTGA
- the purB gene encoding adenylosuccinate lyase: MTTIPNVLANRYASPELVALWSPEEKVRMERRLWLAVLRAQRDLGVPVPDGVVEAYERVLDQVDLASIAERERVTRHDVKARIEEFSALAGFEHVHKGMTSRDLTENVEQLQVRASLELIRDRVVATLARLAWLAHEHSELVMTGRSHNVAAQATTLGKRFASAAEELLIAYERLEELIARYPLRGIKGPVGTAADQLDLFDGDADKVAELERRVAEHLGFSRVLDSVGQVYPRSLDFDVLAALAQTAAAPSSLATTIRLMVGQELVTEGFKPGQVGSSAMPHKMNTRSSERVNGFAVIIRGYLSMVGELAGDQWNEGDVSCSVVRRVALPDAFFAADGLFQTFLTVLDEFGAYPAVINRELERFLPFLATTKILVAAVRRGVGREVAHEVIKEHAVAVALAMREKGSPENDLFDRLAADGRLGLSRADIDTLVADRTAFVGAAPAQVAAVTRRITAVVTAHPDAATYSPPPIL; the protein is encoded by the coding sequence GTGACGACGATCCCGAACGTGCTCGCCAACCGGTACGCCTCGCCCGAACTGGTCGCCCTCTGGTCACCGGAGGAGAAGGTCCGGATGGAGCGACGGCTCTGGCTCGCCGTGCTCCGCGCTCAGCGCGACCTCGGCGTGCCGGTGCCGGACGGGGTGGTCGAGGCGTACGAGCGGGTGCTCGACCAGGTCGACCTCGCCTCCATCGCGGAGCGGGAGCGGGTCACCCGGCATGACGTGAAGGCACGGATCGAGGAGTTCAGCGCGCTCGCCGGGTTCGAGCACGTGCACAAGGGGATGACCTCCCGGGACCTCACCGAGAACGTCGAGCAGCTCCAGGTGCGCGCCTCACTGGAGCTGATCCGGGATCGTGTGGTGGCCACCCTGGCCCGGCTCGCCTGGCTCGCCCACGAGCACTCCGAGCTGGTGATGACCGGCCGTTCGCACAACGTGGCGGCGCAGGCCACCACATTGGGTAAGCGCTTCGCCTCGGCGGCGGAGGAGCTGCTCATCGCGTACGAGCGGCTGGAGGAGCTGATCGCCCGCTACCCGCTGCGCGGGATCAAGGGGCCGGTCGGCACGGCGGCAGACCAGCTCGACCTCTTCGACGGCGACGCCGACAAGGTGGCCGAGCTGGAGCGGCGGGTCGCCGAGCACCTGGGCTTCTCCCGGGTGCTGGACAGCGTCGGGCAGGTCTACCCACGATCGCTGGACTTCGACGTGCTGGCCGCGCTGGCGCAGACCGCCGCCGCGCCGTCGTCGCTGGCCACCACGATCCGGCTGATGGTCGGCCAGGAGCTGGTCACCGAGGGCTTCAAGCCGGGCCAGGTCGGCTCCAGCGCGATGCCGCACAAGATGAACACCCGCTCGTCCGAGCGGGTGAACGGCTTCGCGGTGATCATCCGGGGCTACCTGTCGATGGTCGGCGAGCTGGCCGGTGACCAGTGGAACGAGGGGGACGTGTCCTGCTCGGTGGTCCGCCGGGTGGCCCTGCCGGACGCCTTCTTCGCCGCCGACGGGCTGTTCCAGACCTTCCTCACCGTGCTCGACGAGTTCGGCGCGTACCCCGCGGTGATCAACCGGGAGCTGGAGCGGTTCCTGCCCTTCCTGGCCACCACGAAGATCCTGGTGGCGGCCGTCCGGCGTGGCGTCGGTCGGGAGGTCGCGCACGAGGTGATCAAGGAGCACGCGGTCGCGGTGGCGCTGGCCATGCGCGAGAAGGGCTCGCCGGAGAACGACCTGTTCGACCGGCTCGCGGCGGACGGCCGGCTGGGGCTGTCCCGCGCCGACATCGACACCCTCGTCGCCGACCGCACCGCCTTCGTCGGCGCCGCCCCGGCCCAGGTCGCAGCGGTCACCCGCCGCATCACCGCCGTCGTGACCGCCCACCCGGACGCCGCCACCTACTCCCCACCCCCCATCCTCTGA